A part of Molothrus aeneus isolate 106 unplaced genomic scaffold, BPBGC_Maene_1.0 scaffold_30, whole genome shotgun sequence genomic DNA contains:
- the RTN3 gene encoding reticulon-3 isoform X1 translates to MADPAAQSSLVSSSSSSTSVTSSSASSPRGLVGGSMSCSDPPNSSSSSSSSSSSQPVSLFAASPAAPGGRDRGPPPLGGTPQSPPESPESPFEVVPDRAAFDREFGPALAQIPEGRECHFPPQPRGGTGGGPGRAALGRPPPGSAAALEEVSRCVREMHSFTSELLSWHLVEPQGRGDSGDSGDTGGAGNGINGLGNGGTGGTGTGNGVTGVTAVGNGGTTMGNGGTGVTSMGNGGTGVTSVGSGVTGTGNGISGVGNGIVGVTTMGNGGTGVTSVGNGVTSAGNGVSSIGNGVIGVTTMGNGGTGVTSVGNGVTSAGNGVSSIGNGVIGVTTMGNIGTSVTSVGNGVTGAGNGVSGIGNGIVGVTGAGSGVTSVTGIGNGVTGVTAMGNDVTAVTTMGKGVTSTGSGITGVAAIGDGVAGAGSGVTAVTGVPGIGNGVAGVTGVPSIGNGVAGVTGVPGIGNGVAGVTGVPGIGNGVAGVTGVPSIGNGVAGAGSGIGSGLGGIGSGVAGIGSDVTAPGNGVPSGGIAAVPAVPTDADSSGDSDDTVIEEAPGEAAPAVPRDVPGAVPEGVPKAVPAVPVPPGSRDWEQEHQTLRDLGEPPRRPPAGPLPRLAAIQDLLFWRDVKKSAVAFGASLVLLLSLATLSAVTVVAHVALALLSVTISLRVYRAVVQALQKSDEGHPFRAYLDLDVALSPESLQAHAAALAQRLNRALRLLLHLFLVEDLVDSLELALTMWLMTYVGAVFNGITLLILADILAFTFPPLYEKYEVQINHYMALVRHQTKELMAKVQAKLPGQAKKKPE, encoded by the exons atggccGATCCCGCCGCGCAGTCCTCGCTcgtctcctccagctcctcttccaCCTCCGTGACCTCGTCCTCCGCCTCCTCCCCGCGGGGCCTGGTCGGCGGTTCCATGTCGTGCTCCG ATCCCCCCaattcttcttcctcttcctcctcctcttcctcctcccagcccgTTTCTCTCTTTGCGGCTTCACCAG cggcgccgggcgggcgggaCCGGGGCCCGCCCCCGCTGGGGGGGACCCCGCAGAGCCCCCCCGAGTCCCCGGAGTCGCCGTTCGAGGTGGTCCCGGACCGCGCCGCCTTCGACCGCGAGTTCGGGCCCGCCCTGGCGCAGATCCCCGAGGGCCGCGAGTGCCACTTcccgccccagccccgcggcggcaccggcggcggccccgggcgggcggcgctGGGCCGGCCCCCGCCCGGCTCGGCGGCGGCGCTGGAGGAGGTGTCGCGGTGCGTGCGGGAGATGCACAGCTTCACCAGcgagctgctctcctggcaccTGGTGGAGCCGCAGGGCCGCGGGGACAGCGGCGACAGCGGGGACACCGGCGGCGCCGGGAACGGCATTAACGGCCTGGGGAACGGTGGCACCGGGGGCACCGGCACTGGGAACGGCGTCACTGGGGTCACTGCCGTGGGGAATGGTGGCACCACAATGGGGAACGGTGGCACCGGCGTCACCTCAATGGGGAACGGTGGCACCGGCGTCACCTCAGTGGGGAGTGGTGTCACCGGCACTGGGAATGGCATTAGCGGCGTTGGGAATGGCATCGTTGGTGTCACCACAATGGGGAATGGTGGCACCGGTGTCACCTCAGTGGGGAATGGTGTCACCAGCGCTGGGAATGGCGTTAGCAGCATTGGGAATGGTGTCATTGGTGTCACCACAATGGGGAACGGTGGCACCGGCGTCACCTCAGTGGGGAATGGTGTCACCAGCGCTGGGAATGGCGTTAGCAGCATTGGGAATGGTGTCATTGGTGTCACCACAATGGGGAATATTGGCACCAGTGTCACCTCAGTGGGGAATGGTGTCACCGGCGCTGGGAATGGCGTTAGCGGCATTGGGAATGGCATCGTTGGTGTCACCGGTGCTGGGAGTGGCGTCACCAGTGTCACCGGTATTGGGAATGGTGTCACCGGTGTCACTGCCATGGGGAAtgatgtcactgctgtcaccacaATGGGGAAAGGTGTCACCAGCACTGGCAGTGGCATTACCGGTGTCGCTGCCATTGGGGATGGTGTCGCTGGCGCTGGGAGCGGTGTCACCGCTGTCACCGGTGTCCCCGGCATTGGGAATGGCGTCGCCGGTGTCACCGGTGTCCCCAGCATTGGGAATGGCGTCGCCGGTGTCACCGGTGTCCCCGGCATTGGGAATGGCGTCGCTGGTGTCACCGGTGTCCCCGGCATTGGGAATGGCGTCGCTGGTGTCACCGGTGTCCCCAGCATTGGGAATGGCGTCgctggtgctggcagtggcATCGGGAGTGGCCTCGGTGGCATCGGCAGTGGTGTCGCCGGCATCGGGAGTGACGTCACCGCCCCTGGGAATGGCGTCCCCAGCGGTGGCAtcgccgctgtccccgctgtccccacgGACGCCGACAGCTCCGGTGACTCCGACGACACCGTCATCGAGGAGGCGCCGGGCGAGGCCGCCCCTGCTGTGCCCCGGGATGtccccggggctgtccccgagggtgtccccaaggccgtccccgctgtccccgtcCCGCCGGGCTCCCGggactgggagcaggagcaccaGACCCTGCGGGACCTGGGGGAGCCCCCCCGACGCCCCCCGGCCGGGCCCCTGCCCCGCCTGGCAG ccatTCAGGACCTGCTCTTCTGGCGGGATGTGAAGAAGAGCGCGGTGGCCTTCGGCgccagcctggtgctgctgctgtcgcTGGCCACGCTCAGCGCTGTCACCGTGGTGGCGCACGTGGCGCTGGCCCTGCTCTCGGTCACCATCAGCCTCAGGGTCTACAGGGCCGTGGTGCAGGCGCTGCAGAAATCCGACGAGGGGCACCCCttcag AGCTTACCTGGACCTGGACGTGGCGCTGTCCCCCGAGAGCCTCCAGGCGCACGCGGCCGCGCTGGCCCAGCGGCTGAACCGGGCCCTGCGCCTGCTGCTCCACCTCTTCCTGGTGGAGGACCTGGTGGATTCCCTGGAG CTCGCCCTGACCATGTGGCTGATGACCTACGTGGGAGCCGTGTTCAACGGCAtcaccctcctcatcctcg ccGACATCTTGGCCTTCACCTTCCCGCCCCTGTACGAGAAATACGAG GTGCAGATCAATCACTACATGGCCCTCGTCCGCCACCAGACCAAGGAACTCATGGCCAA GGTCCAGGCGAAGCTCCCGGGCCAGGCCAAGAAGAAGCCGGAATAA
- the RTN3 gene encoding reticulon-3 isoform X2 encodes MADPAAQSSLVSSSSSSTSVTSSSASSPRGLVGGSMSCSDPPNSSSSSSSSSSSQPVSLFAASPAAPGGRDRGPPPLGGTPQSPPESPESPFEVVPDRAAFDREFGPALAQIPEGRECHFPPQPRGGTGGGPGRAALGRPPPGSAAALEEVSRCVREMHSFTSELLSWHLVEPQGRGDSGDSGDTGGAGNGINGLGNGGTGGTGTGNGVTGVTAVGNGGTTMGNGGTGVTSVGSGVTGTGNGISGVGNGIVGVTTMGNGGTGVTSVGNGVTSAGNGVSSIGNGVIGVTTMGNGGTGVTSVGNGVTSAGNGVSSIGNGVIGVTTMGNIGTSVTSVGNGVTGAGNGVSGIGNGIVGVTGAGSGVTSVTGIGNGVTGVTAMGNDVTAVTTMGKGVTSTGSGITGVAAIGDGVAGAGSGVTAVTGVPGIGNGVAGVTGVPSIGNGVAGVTGVPGIGNGVAGVTGVPGIGNGVAGVTGVPSIGNGVAGAGSGIGSGLGGIGSGVAGIGSDVTAPGNGVPSGGIAAVPAVPTDADSSGDSDDTVIEEAPGEAAPAVPRDVPGAVPEGVPKAVPAVPVPPGSRDWEQEHQTLRDLGEPPRRPPAGPLPRLAAIQDLLFWRDVKKSAVAFGASLVLLLSLATLSAVTVVAHVALALLSVTISLRVYRAVVQALQKSDEGHPFRAYLDLDVALSPESLQAHAAALAQRLNRALRLLLHLFLVEDLVDSLELALTMWLMTYVGAVFNGITLLILADILAFTFPPLYEKYEVQINHYMALVRHQTKELMAKVQAKLPGQAKKKPE; translated from the exons atggccGATCCCGCCGCGCAGTCCTCGCTcgtctcctccagctcctcttccaCCTCCGTGACCTCGTCCTCCGCCTCCTCCCCGCGGGGCCTGGTCGGCGGTTCCATGTCGTGCTCCG ATCCCCCCaattcttcttcctcttcctcctcctcttcctcctcccagcccgTTTCTCTCTTTGCGGCTTCACCAG cggcgccgggcgggcgggaCCGGGGCCCGCCCCCGCTGGGGGGGACCCCGCAGAGCCCCCCCGAGTCCCCGGAGTCGCCGTTCGAGGTGGTCCCGGACCGCGCCGCCTTCGACCGCGAGTTCGGGCCCGCCCTGGCGCAGATCCCCGAGGGCCGCGAGTGCCACTTcccgccccagccccgcggcggcaccggcggcggccccgggcgggcggcgctGGGCCGGCCCCCGCCCGGCTCGGCGGCGGCGCTGGAGGAGGTGTCGCGGTGCGTGCGGGAGATGCACAGCTTCACCAGcgagctgctctcctggcaccTGGTGGAGCCGCAGGGCCGCGGGGACAGCGGCGACAGCGGGGACACCGGCGGCGCCGGGAACGGCATTAACGGCCTGGGGAACGGTGGCACCGGGGGCACCGGCACTGGGAACGGCGTCACTGGGGTCACTGCCGTGGGGAATGGTGGCACCACAATGGGGAACGGTGGCACCGGCGTCAC CTCAGTGGGGAGTGGTGTCACCGGCACTGGGAATGGCATTAGCGGCGTTGGGAATGGCATCGTTGGTGTCACCACAATGGGGAATGGTGGCACCGGTGTCACCTCAGTGGGGAATGGTGTCACCAGCGCTGGGAATGGCGTTAGCAGCATTGGGAATGGTGTCATTGGTGTCACCACAATGGGGAACGGTGGCACCGGCGTCACCTCAGTGGGGAATGGTGTCACCAGCGCTGGGAATGGCGTTAGCAGCATTGGGAATGGTGTCATTGGTGTCACCACAATGGGGAATATTGGCACCAGTGTCACCTCAGTGGGGAATGGTGTCACCGGCGCTGGGAATGGCGTTAGCGGCATTGGGAATGGCATCGTTGGTGTCACCGGTGCTGGGAGTGGCGTCACCAGTGTCACCGGTATTGGGAATGGTGTCACCGGTGTCACTGCCATGGGGAAtgatgtcactgctgtcaccacaATGGGGAAAGGTGTCACCAGCACTGGCAGTGGCATTACCGGTGTCGCTGCCATTGGGGATGGTGTCGCTGGCGCTGGGAGCGGTGTCACCGCTGTCACCGGTGTCCCCGGCATTGGGAATGGCGTCGCCGGTGTCACCGGTGTCCCCAGCATTGGGAATGGCGTCGCCGGTGTCACCGGTGTCCCCGGCATTGGGAATGGCGTCGCTGGTGTCACCGGTGTCCCCGGCATTGGGAATGGCGTCGCTGGTGTCACCGGTGTCCCCAGCATTGGGAATGGCGTCgctggtgctggcagtggcATCGGGAGTGGCCTCGGTGGCATCGGCAGTGGTGTCGCCGGCATCGGGAGTGACGTCACCGCCCCTGGGAATGGCGTCCCCAGCGGTGGCAtcgccgctgtccccgctgtccccacgGACGCCGACAGCTCCGGTGACTCCGACGACACCGTCATCGAGGAGGCGCCGGGCGAGGCCGCCCCTGCTGTGCCCCGGGATGtccccggggctgtccccgagggtgtccccaaggccgtccccgctgtccccgtcCCGCCGGGCTCCCGggactgggagcaggagcaccaGACCCTGCGGGACCTGGGGGAGCCCCCCCGACGCCCCCCGGCCGGGCCCCTGCCCCGCCTGGCAG ccatTCAGGACCTGCTCTTCTGGCGGGATGTGAAGAAGAGCGCGGTGGCCTTCGGCgccagcctggtgctgctgctgtcgcTGGCCACGCTCAGCGCTGTCACCGTGGTGGCGCACGTGGCGCTGGCCCTGCTCTCGGTCACCATCAGCCTCAGGGTCTACAGGGCCGTGGTGCAGGCGCTGCAGAAATCCGACGAGGGGCACCCCttcag AGCTTACCTGGACCTGGACGTGGCGCTGTCCCCCGAGAGCCTCCAGGCGCACGCGGCCGCGCTGGCCCAGCGGCTGAACCGGGCCCTGCGCCTGCTGCTCCACCTCTTCCTGGTGGAGGACCTGGTGGATTCCCTGGAG CTCGCCCTGACCATGTGGCTGATGACCTACGTGGGAGCCGTGTTCAACGGCAtcaccctcctcatcctcg ccGACATCTTGGCCTTCACCTTCCCGCCCCTGTACGAGAAATACGAG GTGCAGATCAATCACTACATGGCCCTCGTCCGCCACCAGACCAAGGAACTCATGGCCAA GGTCCAGGCGAAGCTCCCGGGCCAGGCCAAGAAGAAGCCGGAATAA
- the ZFTA gene encoding zinc finger translocation-associated protein encodes MGRGGLWARGMGTACGPFKFTQEPLKEPQGPHGSVPTPVGPRPPPPPPPGPAMEPPGPRPGPGPAASPRGLCQSPEPQKPREKPREKPQEHREKLREQPQKHREKPQEQHWEQPLKKPREEPQEQLQKPWEQPWGKPKDHPQKPREKPQKPQEKPQEQPQDRPWEQPQKPQKKLQEPQDQPCEQLQEHPQKPQKQPREQPQEKPQKPWEKPQEQHWEKHWEHPQKHLQKPQEKPQKPREQPQKQPWEQPREHLQKHLQKPQEQPQKPQEKPREQPREWRASRPGRSRVPGRDHRRYYHERWRSEYLMEFNAARHGMRCLVCGSALATLKLSTIKRHIRQKHPYSGAWGPREKQLVLRSWDARLGQPPRPQGAPGAGTHGTGPRPPSPRATKVSPGGVVALGDSLRGWLRAELLLDLEAGGHRLRCLRCSRPLPSLHLGDIRRHALAAHPDSLRGQQGQRGDSDALPAPGPAEEEEEEDEEEEEEAAGGVGGTGAPPA; translated from the exons ATGGGGAGGGGCGGGCTCTGGGCGAGGGGGATGGGAACGGCGTGCGGCCCCTTTAAATTTACCCAGGAGCCCTTAAAGGAGCCCCAGGGGCCCCACGGCAGCGTCCCCACCCCGGtcggcccccgcccgccgccgccgccgccgccgggccccgccATGGAGCCCCCgggcccccgccccggccccggcccag CCGCTTCCCCGCgggggctgtgccagagcccgGAGCCACAGAAACCCCGGGAGAAACCCCGGGAGAAACCTCAGGAACACCGGGAGAAGCTCCGGGAACAGCCCCAGAAACACCGGGAgaaaccccaggagcagcactgggagcagcccctgaaGAAGCCCCgggaggagccccaggagcagctccagaaaccctgggagcagccctgggggaagCCCAAGGACCACCCTCAGAAGCCCCGGGAAAAGCCCCAGAAACCCCAGGAgaagccccaggagcagccccaggaccgaccctgggagcagccccaaaagccccagaaaaagctccaggagccccaggacCAGCCCTgcgagcagctccaggagcacccTCAGAAGCCCCAGAagcagccccgggagcagccccaggaaaaGCCCCAAAAGCCCTGGGaaaagccccaggagcagcactgggagaagCACTGGGAGCACCCTCAGAAGCACCTCCAGAAGCCCCAGGAGAAGCCCCAAAAGCCCCGGGAGCAGCCCCAGAAGCaaccctgggagcagccccgggagcaCCTTCAGAAGCACCTCCAgaagccccaggagcagccccagaagCCCCAGGAAAAGccccgggagcagccccgggagtGGCGGGCGTCGCGGCCGGGCCGGAGCCGCGTTCCGGGCCGGGACCATCGCCGTTATTACCACGAGCGCTGGCGCTCCGAGTACCTGATGGAGTTCAACGCGGCGCGGCACGGCATGCGCTGCCTGGTGTGCGGCAGCGCCCTGGCCACGCTCAAGCTCAGCACCATCAAGCGCCACATCCGCCAGAAACACCCGTACTCCGGGGCCTGGGGGCCGCGCGAGAAGCAGCTGGTGCTGCGCTCCTGGGACGCGCGCCTGGGACAGCCCCCCCGGCCCCAGGGAGCCCCCGGGGCTGGCACCCACGGGACAG GGCCCCGTCCCCCGTCCCCCAGGGCcaccaaggtgtccccaggggggGTGGTGGCCCTTGGGGACTCTCTGCGGGGGTGGCTGCGGgcggagctgctgctggacctGGAGGCCGGGGGGCACCGGCTGCGCTGCCTGCGCTGCTCCCGCCCCCTGCCCTCGCTGCACCTCGGGGACATCCGGAGGCACGCGCTGGCCGCGCACCCCGACAGCCtgcggggacagcagggacagcgcggggacagCGACG ccctgccagcccccggccccgccgaggaggaggaagaggaagatgaggaggaggaggaagaggccgcagggggggtggggggcacaggggcccCCCCTGCCtga